The Kiritimatiellia bacterium genome includes the window CCAACTGGACGCGGAACTGGTCGCCGAGGTCCGTGATTTGCGCGCGGCGGTCCGCCCCGCCAACGTGGTCCTGGTGCTCGACGCGGCGATCGGCCAGGAGTCCGTCCACGTGGCCGAGACGTTCCACAAGGAAGTCGGGCTGACCGGCCTGATCCTGACCAAGCTCGACGGTGACGCGCGCGGCGGCGCGGCCCTGTCCGTCCACGCGGTCACCGGCTGCCCGGTGCTCATGACCGGGACGGGGGAGCGGCTGGAAAACCTCGAGCCCTTTTACCCCGACCGGATGGCCTCGCGGATCCTGGGCATGGGGGACATCATCAGCCTCGTCGAAAAGGCGCAAGAGACGGTGGATCAACAGGAAATGGAGCGGATGCAGGAACGCCTGCTGGAGGACCGCTTCACCCTGGAGGATTTCCTGGCGCAGATCCAGCAGGTCAAGAAGCTGGGCCCCATGGAGAATCTGCTTGAAATGATGCCGGGGGCTGATATGTTGCGCGGCCGCATTCGGCCGGAGCAGGCCGGGCAGGTGGCCGCGGAGTGGAAGAGGGCCGAGGCGGTCATCCGCAGCATGACCCCGGGCGAGCGGCGGAATCCGGACATCCTGAACGCCGGACGTCGCCGGAGAATTGCCGCGGGGAGCGGGACCACGGTGCAGGACGTGAACGCCGTGCTCCACCAGTACGAACAGGCCCGGCGCATGGCGCGGCAGTTCAAGCACATGCAAAAAAGGTTGCTCCGAAGGGGCCGGTAGGGTATCAAAACCAGTCACGTTCAAGGCGGACGCCCCCTGCGCGGGTGGCGTCGGCGGGCGTGCCGGGAGGAAGCTATGGCAGTCAAGATTCGATTGCGGAGAATGGGCAGCAACAAGCAGCCCTTTTTCCGGGTGGTGGTCACGGACATGCGGTGTCCGAACAGCGGGCGTTTTCTGGAAACCGTCGGCTGGTACGATCCGAAGCGCAAGGGCGCGAACTACGAGTTGAAGTCCGAGCGGATCGAGTACTGGACCGGCAAGGGCGCGCAGGTGTCCGATACCGTTCGCAGCCTGCTGAAGAAAAACCGGGCGGCGCAGCGGCGGGCTGCAGCCCCCGCGTGAGGATGGGGTCATGAGGGAACTGGTGGAGTATATTGTCCGCGCCCTGGTGGATCATCCCCAGGACGTCCGCCTGACCGAGGTGGACGGCGAGCGCACGGTGATCTTCGAGCTGCGGTGCCACCCCGAGGACGTCGGCAAGGTCATCGGGAAAAACGGCAAGACGGTGGGCGCGATCCGTACGCTGGTGAGCACGGCGGCCGCCCGGCAGGGGAAGCGGGCCATGCTGGAGGTTGTCGAGTGAGCGGGCATGGGTGCGTCGCTCAAGATTGACATCCTGACCATATTCCCGGGGATGCTGGAAGGGTTCCTCGGCGAGAGCATGCTCAAGCGGGCCGCGCGGTCGGGCGCGGTGGAGTTCCGGGTCGTCAACCTGCGGGATTTCACGCGCGACGCGCACCGGACCACGGACGACCGCCCCTACGGGGGCGGGCCGGGCATGGTGATGAAGCCCGGGCCGATTTTCGAAGCGGTGGAGTCGCTGGGGCCCGCGGGCGCGCGGGTGATCCTGATGACGCCCCAGGGGCGGCGGTTCGACCAGGCGGCGGCCCGGGAGCTGGCCGAAGAATCGCACCTGATCTTTATATGCGGTCATTACGAGGGCGTGGACGAGCGCGTGCGGCAGGCGCTGGTCACCGATGAAATTTCCATCGGCGACTACGTGCTGACCAACGGCGCCCTCGCCGCCGCGGTGGTCGTGGACGCCGTGGTGCGGCTGCGGCCGGGTGTGCTCGGCGGCGCCGGCGCGACGGAGGAGGAATCCTTCAGCGACGGCTGCCTGGAATACCCGCAGTACACGCGGCCCCCGGAGTTCCGGGAGATGAAGGTGCCCGACGTGCTGGTTTCGGGCGACCACGAGGAAATCCGCCGGTGGCGGCGGAGCCAGTCGCTGCAGCGGACGCGCGAACGCCGTCCGGACCTGCTGGGCGGCGGGGACGAGGAATTGAAAAAAAGAGGTGACGGATGAGAGCGAAGATGCTGGACAAGATCAGTCTCGAACAGGCGCGCAAGGAAGCCGCGCCGACCCTGCACATCGGCGACGCGGTGCGCGTCCAGGTCAAGATCAAGGAAGGCGACAAGGAACGCCTCCAGGCCTTCGCCGGCACCCTGATCGCCCGCGACGGAACGGGCGCCACGGAGACCATCACCGTCCGGCGCATCTCCTACGGCGAGGGCGTCGAGCGCGTTTTTCCGCTGCACGCCCCGAGCGTGGCGAAGATCGAGGTGGAGAAGCACGGCCGGATTCGCCGCGCCAAGCTCTACTACCTGCGCCGTGCCACCGGCAAGAAATCGCGCGTGACCGAAACCGCGACGTAAGCGGAAGGGGCGCGGCTTGCTGCGCTTCGAGCGTCAGGCCTGGTCCGCCGGTTGCGCCCGCGTGGCGGGGGTGGACGAGGCCGGGCGCGGCCCGCTGGCCGGGCCCGTGATGGCCGCGGCCGTGATCTTCGACAGGACTTATCTCGTCGCCCAGGAGCGCGGCGAACTCGCCGGGCTGACCGATTCCAAGAAACTGTCCCCCGCGAAGCGCGAGCATTTCTTCGCCTTGCTGGCGGCGCGCCCCGGGATCGCCATCGGCGTCGGCCGGGCCGAGGTCGGGGAGGTCGACCGGCTCAACATCCTGCGCGCCACGCACCTCGCGATGGCCCGGGCGCTCGCGGCGTTGCCCGCCCTCCCGGACCACGCGCTCGTCGACGGCCTGCCGGTGCCCGGCCTCCCGTGCCCCTCCACGGCCGTCGTCGGCGGGGACGGCTTGAGCCTCTCCATCGCCGCCGCCAGCATCGTGGCCAAGGTCACGCGCGACCGGTTGATGGAGGAATTGGACCGCCTCCATCCCGGCTATGGCTTGGCGCGGCACAAGGGCTACGGCACGCGGGAGCATCTGGAGGCCCTCCGCCGGCTGGGGCCTTCGCCCTGCCACCGCCGCTCCTTCGCGCCGGTCTCCCAGTTGGTGCTTCCCTTTTCCACTGAACCGATCGATCCTGAATCCATCCGGCGATGATGAGAACAGTGACCCTTCATGGCTCGCGGGGACGCTCGCCCTCCATCATCCTGTTCCTGCTGGAGGGCGAGCCTCCGGCGAGCCGAATCACAGGTCAAAGTACCTGATCCGGTCCCCCATGTGGTGGCCCTTCAAAAAGACGAGCGGCAAGCCCGAGGACAAGCGCCATCGCGCCGGCCGGTGGGGCGAGAAGCAGGCCGAGCGGCACCTGCGCGGGCTGGGCTTCCGCATCCTGGCGCGGCGTTTCCGCGTCGGCCGCCGGGATGAACTCGACCTCATCGCCCGCGACGGCGACACGCTGGTCTTCGTCGAGGTCAAGACCCGCGCGAGCGAGGATTTTGGCGCGCCGATCGCGTCGGTCAAGGACGGCAAGCGCCACGCCCTGTCCCGCGCCGCCGTCCGGTACCTGTCGCGCCTGCGCCGGAAACCCGGATACTTCCGTTTCGACGTCGTCGAGGTGATCGGAAAGGAAGGAGAGGGAGCGCCGCACATCCGCCATACCCCCAACGCCTTCACGCTGGCGCCTCCCTACCGCGCGCCGTGGTAGGCGTGAGACGGAAACAGGCATCAGCCTGCATGAAGGCTTTGTG containing:
- a CDS encoding YraN family protein translates to MWWPFKKTSGKPEDKRHRAGRWGEKQAERHLRGLGFRILARRFRVGRRDELDLIARDGDTLVFVEVKTRASEDFGAPIASVKDGKRHALSRAAVRYLSRLRRKPGYFRFDVVEVIGKEGEGAPHIRHTPNAFTLAPPYRAPW
- a CDS encoding ribonuclease HII, which translates into the protein MRFERQAWSAGCARVAGVDEAGRGPLAGPVMAAAVIFDRTYLVAQERGELAGLTDSKKLSPAKREHFFALLAARPGIAIGVGRAEVGEVDRLNILRATHLAMARALAALPALPDHALVDGLPVPGLPCPSTAVVGGDGLSLSIAAASIVAKVTRDRLMEELDRLHPGYGLARHKGYGTREHLEALRRLGPSPCHRRSFAPVSQLVLPFSTEPIDPESIRR
- a CDS encoding KH domain-containing protein, giving the protein MRELVEYIVRALVDHPQDVRLTEVDGERTVIFELRCHPEDVGKVIGKNGKTVGAIRTLVSTAAARQGKRAMLEVVE
- the rplS gene encoding 50S ribosomal protein L19, whose product is MRAKMLDKISLEQARKEAAPTLHIGDAVRVQVKIKEGDKERLQAFAGTLIARDGTGATETITVRRISYGEGVERVFPLHAPSVAKIEVEKHGRIRRAKLYYLRRATGKKSRVTETAT
- the rpsP gene encoding 30S ribosomal protein S16, yielding MAVKIRLRRMGSNKQPFFRVVVTDMRCPNSGRFLETVGWYDPKRKGANYELKSERIEYWTGKGAQVSDTVRSLLKKNRAAQRRAAAPA
- the ffh gene encoding signal recognition particle protein, which produces MFDKLTGALQGLFRKWRGLGKLSERNVQDALREVRLALLEADVNFQVARDFIARVKEKSMGREVLESITPGQQMIKIVHDEMVALLGGANRDFDLSGRPASVLLLGLHGAGKTTTAAKLARFWKKKGRSVMLAACDLRRPAAVDQLRILAGQAGAAFCPPEPGEGLPALGRRALDRAGREACDVVLFDTGGRSQLDAELVAEVRDLRAAVRPANVVLVLDAAIGQESVHVAETFHKEVGLTGLILTKLDGDARGGAALSVHAVTGCPVLMTGTGERLENLEPFYPDRMASRILGMGDIISLVEKAQETVDQQEMERMQERLLEDRFTLEDFLAQIQQVKKLGPMENLLEMMPGADMLRGRIRPEQAGQVAAEWKRAEAVIRSMTPGERRNPDILNAGRRRRIAAGSGTTVQDVNAVLHQYEQARRMARQFKHMQKRLLRRGR
- the trmD gene encoding tRNA (guanosine(37)-N1)-methyltransferase TrmD, whose protein sequence is MGASLKIDILTIFPGMLEGFLGESMLKRAARSGAVEFRVVNLRDFTRDAHRTTDDRPYGGGPGMVMKPGPIFEAVESLGPAGARVILMTPQGRRFDQAAARELAEESHLIFICGHYEGVDERVRQALVTDEISIGDYVLTNGALAAAVVVDAVVRLRPGVLGGAGATEEESFSDGCLEYPQYTRPPEFREMKVPDVLVSGDHEEIRRWRRSQSLQRTRERRPDLLGGGDEELKKRGDG